A window of Rhodococcus sp. SGAir0479 contains these coding sequences:
- a CDS encoding gas vesicle protein has translation MTVSGSGGNYPQQYGQGLGSGGHEPTNLGDILERVLDKGIVIAGDIRVNLLDIELLTIKLRLIVASLETAREVGIDWWEHDPWLSGSNSDLELENKRLRSRIEALEANAGTAGDITTGSSATREPAPRAVDEERGDDAR, from the coding sequence ATGACGGTCTCGGGAAGCGGAGGCAACTACCCCCAGCAGTACGGCCAGGGGCTCGGGAGTGGTGGACACGAGCCGACGAATCTGGGGGACATCCTCGAGCGGGTGCTCGACAAGGGCATCGTCATCGCCGGTGACATCCGGGTCAATCTGCTCGACATCGAGCTCCTCACGATCAAACTCCGCCTGATCGTGGCGTCCCTCGAGACGGCCCGCGAGGTCGGCATCGACTGGTGGGAACACGATCCGTGGCTGTCCGGAAGCAACAGCGATCTGGAACTGGAGAACAAGCGCCTCCGCTCCCGCATCGAGGCGCTCGAGGCGAATGCGGGAACGGCGGGCGACATCACGACGGGATCGTCGGCGACGAGGGAGCCGGCCCCGCGGGCCGTCGACGAGGAGCGCGGCGATGACGCCCGATGA
- a CDS encoding GvpL/GvpF family gas vesicle protein codes for MTPDDGVWVYAVTAGSPFPGGISGIRGVAGEELRTVDADGFTAVVGSVRLDAFGEDALRRNLEDLDWLAETARRHDAVVAAICAGGATVPLRLATVYYDDDRVRTMLRDNAEQLSEALEQITDRSEWGLRCYLELPRTEQPPSRPEGGRPSGTAYLMQRRAKAAARERAETVAARRADEIFAELSRLAVAGVRQPPSPPDLATRRSPEILNASFLVDNVRTHEFVSAVEGVDARLDDVETVLTGPWPPYSFTSVEAGAR; via the coding sequence ATGACGCCCGATGACGGAGTATGGGTGTACGCCGTGACTGCCGGCAGCCCGTTTCCCGGCGGCATCTCGGGCATCCGCGGCGTCGCCGGCGAGGAGCTGCGCACCGTGGACGCCGACGGGTTCACCGCGGTCGTCGGCTCCGTACGACTGGATGCGTTCGGTGAGGACGCGCTGCGGCGCAACCTCGAGGACCTCGACTGGCTCGCCGAGACGGCCCGACGGCACGATGCGGTCGTGGCCGCGATCTGCGCGGGCGGCGCCACCGTCCCCCTGCGGCTGGCGACGGTGTACTACGACGACGACCGCGTGCGAACAATGTTGCGGGACAATGCCGAGCAGCTGTCCGAGGCCCTCGAGCAGATCACCGACCGCTCCGAGTGGGGCCTGCGGTGCTACCTCGAGCTCCCCCGCACCGAGCAGCCGCCGTCCCGTCCGGAGGGCGGCAGACCGTCGGGTACGGCATATCTCATGCAGCGGCGCGCGAAGGCGGCTGCCCGCGAGCGGGCGGAGACGGTCGCCGCCCGCCGCGCCGACGAAATATTCGCCGAGCTCAGCCGGCTGGCGGTCGCCGGCGTGCGGCAACCGCCCTCGCCGCCCGACCTCGCCACCCGGCGTTCCCCGGAGATTCTCAACGCGTCGTTCCTGGTCGACAACGTACGCACTCACGAATTCGTCTCCGCCGTCGAAGGTGTCGACGCCCGCCTGGACGATGTGGAGACCGTGCTCACCGGTCCGTGGCCGCCGTACTCGTTCACCTCGGTCGAGGCAGGTGCTCGATGA
- the gvpJ gene encoding gas vesicle protein GvpJ encodes MSSAYPERRLALVDLLDRVLGGGVVVAGEITLSIADVDMVHISLRTLVSSVSGLVPGPGETPESPR; translated from the coding sequence ATGAGCAGCGCGTATCCCGAGCGCCGACTCGCCCTCGTCGATCTTCTCGACCGGGTCCTGGGGGGCGGCGTGGTGGTCGCCGGCGAGATCACGCTCTCGATCGCCGACGTCGACATGGTCCACATCTCGCTCCGCACGCTCGTGTCCTCGGTCAGCGGACTCGTACCGGGCCCCGGCGAAACGCCGGAGAGCCCGCGGTGA
- a CDS encoding gas vesicle protein K: protein MSADRPPSVRQRIDSDPESVERGLVALVLTLVELLRQLMERQALRRVDVGDLSEDQIERIGTTLMLLEEKMEELREHFGLEPEDLNIDLGPLGPLLAEE from the coding sequence CTGTCGGCCGACCGTCCCCCGTCGGTGCGCCAGCGGATCGACTCCGACCCGGAGTCGGTGGAGCGTGGCCTGGTGGCCCTGGTGCTCACGCTCGTCGAACTGCTCCGCCAGTTGATGGAGCGGCAGGCGCTGCGGCGGGTGGACGTGGGGGACCTCTCCGAGGACCAGATCGAACGGATCGGGACCACACTGATGCTGCTCGAGGAGAAGATGGAGGAACTGCGCGAGCATTTCGGGCTCGAACCCGAGGATCTCAACATCGACCTGGGGCCGCTCGGTCCGCTCCTGGCCGAGGAGTGA
- a CDS encoding glycosyltransferase family 2 protein, translating into MARTTVVIATRDRPVELARTLCRLRTDLPGTPVVVVDNASADPLEPWIAGQYPDVEAIRLESNRGAAGRTVGVRRARTEFVAFCDDDSTWDPGAAAVAERTFDAYPTLGLLAARTLVGEDQRPDAITPALATSPLPSMRPLPGPRVLGFLACSAIVRRHAYLGAGGFDPLLHFAGEERLLALDLAARGWDLCYLPELIARHHPSDIRPPSAWRRRREMRNDALTEWMRRPVGVALGSTARLVGRGLTDASARGAASDVLRLLPSALSRRRPLPAPVERDVRLLEKHPPGTPAEVSP; encoded by the coding sequence ATGGCCCGCACCACCGTCGTCATCGCCACCCGGGACCGTCCGGTGGAGCTCGCCCGCACACTTTGCCGGTTGCGTACCGATCTGCCGGGAACACCGGTCGTGGTGGTGGACAACGCCTCGGCCGACCCGTTGGAGCCTTGGATCGCTGGGCAGTACCCCGACGTCGAGGCGATTCGGCTGGAGTCCAACCGCGGCGCCGCGGGCCGCACGGTCGGCGTGCGGCGCGCGCGGACCGAGTTCGTCGCCTTCTGCGACGACGATTCGACGTGGGATCCGGGCGCCGCCGCCGTCGCGGAACGAACGTTCGACGCTTATCCGACGTTGGGCCTGCTCGCCGCGCGCACACTCGTCGGCGAGGACCAGCGGCCCGACGCCATCACACCCGCGCTCGCCACCAGTCCCCTCCCGAGCATGCGTCCCCTGCCCGGACCGCGGGTCCTCGGCTTCCTCGCGTGTTCGGCGATCGTGCGCCGCCACGCGTACCTCGGTGCGGGTGGGTTCGATCCCCTCCTGCACTTCGCCGGGGAGGAGCGGCTGCTGGCGCTCGACCTGGCCGCGCGGGGATGGGATCTGTGTTACCTCCCCGAGTTGATCGCGCGGCACCATCCCTCGGACATTCGTCCACCGTCGGCGTGGCGTCGGCGCCGCGAGATGCGCAACGATGCGCTCACCGAGTGGATGCGCCGGCCCGTGGGCGTCGCCCTGGGGTCCACGGCGCGCCTGGTCGGCCGTGGACTCACCGACGCGAGCGCACGCGGCGCGGCGAGCGACGTACTGCGACTCCTGCCGTCCGCGCTGAGCCGCCGTCGCCCGCTGCCCGCGCCCGTCGAGCGGGACGTCCGTCTTCTCGAGAAGCATCCGCCCGGCACCCCGGCGGAGGTGTCGCCGTGA
- a CDS encoding glycosyltransferase family 2 protein, producing MTDRTTVVVITHNRRDELERTLHAMTALPDAAPIILADNGSGDGSADMVEAEFPEVTVLRLPRNLGATARNLAVERVTTPYVAFCDDDTVWQPGALTTAADVLDRYPGLATVTGRCLVAPSLAEDPLTPELRYSPVVGPDWMPGPTLLGIMAGLTMIRCRAFREVGGFEPRMWLGGEEELLALDLAAAGWWMCWREDVVIHHRPSQVRDARRRRQLGIRNTLWTLWLRRPVRSALRRSVQILRSAPADRYTVLAVAEAARSAPWVVRNRAVVPAAVEAGLLALEDSQVRSTARRYVG from the coding sequence GTGACGGACCGGACCACCGTCGTCGTCATCACCCACAACCGCCGCGACGAGCTCGAACGCACCCTGCACGCGATGACAGCTCTCCCCGACGCCGCCCCGATCATCCTCGCCGACAACGGATCCGGCGACGGCAGCGCGGACATGGTCGAAGCCGAGTTCCCCGAGGTCACCGTCCTCCGGTTGCCCCGCAATCTCGGTGCGACGGCCCGGAACCTCGCGGTGGAGCGTGTGACCACGCCGTACGTCGCGTTCTGCGACGACGACACGGTGTGGCAACCCGGCGCGCTCACCACTGCCGCGGATGTCCTGGACCGGTACCCGGGGCTCGCCACGGTGACCGGCCGGTGCCTCGTCGCGCCGTCACTCGCGGAGGATCCCCTCACTCCCGAACTGCGGTACTCCCCCGTCGTCGGTCCGGACTGGATGCCGGGACCGACGCTGCTGGGCATCATGGCCGGGTTGACGATGATCCGGTGCCGGGCGTTCCGCGAGGTGGGTGGCTTCGAGCCGCGGATGTGGCTCGGGGGCGAGGAGGAACTGCTCGCGCTGGACCTGGCCGCCGCGGGCTGGTGGATGTGCTGGCGCGAGGACGTGGTGATCCATCACCGGCCGTCGCAGGTGCGCGACGCGCGGCGACGCCGCCAACTCGGCATTCGCAACACGCTCTGGACGCTGTGGTTGCGCCGGCCGGTCCGCTCCGCGTTGCGCCGATCCGTCCAGATCCTCAGGTCCGCGCCGGCGGATCGATACACCGTGCTGGCGGTCGCGGAGGCCGCTCGGTCCGCGCCCTGGGTCGTCCGCAACCGTGCGGTCGTCCCGGCGGCCGTGGAGGCGGGCCTCCTCGCGCTCGAGGACTCCCAGGTCCGTTCCACCGCCCGCCGGTACGTGGGCTGA
- a CDS encoding glycosyltransferase, which yields MSARGDARNILVWHVHGSWLDAFVRGGHRYLVPTLPGHGPWGRGRMGRDWPAEVVEVGPRELEDADVDVVVAQNPGEIPLATRWLGRTPGRDVPLVYVEHNTPGGHAPTSRHPMADRDDLTLVHVTHFNRVMWDTGRTRTRVVAHGVVDPGARYRGRLPRSATMINDPVRRWRAVGTDLLPLLASAAPIDVFGMRTGELAHRTDIPPLVTPCGDLPRDRLHDAVAERRLYLHTARWTSLGLSLVEAMLLAMPIVALASTEVAVSVPPEAGAVATDPARMVAAARDYMDDPEAAAEAGRRARTYALAHFALDRFLRDWDDVLDETARQPLLSRR from the coding sequence ATGAGTGCTCGCGGCGACGCCCGGAACATCCTGGTCTGGCACGTGCACGGCTCGTGGCTCGACGCCTTCGTCCGCGGCGGCCATCGGTATCTGGTGCCCACCCTTCCGGGGCACGGGCCGTGGGGACGCGGCCGGATGGGACGCGACTGGCCGGCCGAGGTCGTGGAGGTAGGACCGCGCGAACTCGAAGACGCCGACGTGGACGTCGTCGTCGCCCAGAACCCGGGCGAGATCCCGCTCGCGACGCGGTGGCTCGGCCGCACCCCCGGCCGGGACGTGCCCCTCGTGTACGTCGAGCACAACACACCCGGCGGGCACGCCCCGACGTCCCGCCACCCGATGGCGGACCGCGACGACCTCACACTCGTCCACGTCACCCACTTCAACCGGGTCATGTGGGACACCGGCCGCACGCGGACCCGCGTCGTCGCGCACGGGGTCGTCGATCCCGGCGCCCGCTACCGCGGACGCCTCCCCCGCAGCGCCACGATGATCAACGACCCGGTCCGCCGTTGGCGCGCGGTGGGGACCGACCTGTTGCCGCTGCTGGCGTCCGCCGCGCCGATCGACGTCTTCGGCATGCGCACCGGTGAGCTCGCCCACCGGACCGACATCCCGCCGCTGGTCACCCCGTGTGGAGACCTCCCCCGCGACCGCCTGCACGACGCCGTCGCCGAGCGAAGGCTGTACCTGCACACCGCCCGGTGGACGTCGCTGGGGCTCTCGCTGGTCGAGGCGATGCTGCTGGCGATGCCGATCGTCGCCCTCGCCAGTACGGAGGTGGCGGTCTCGGTTCCCCCCGAGGCCGGGGCGGTCGCGACGGACCCCGCACGCATGGTCGCCGCCGCCCGCGACTACATGGACGATCCGGAGGCCGCGGCCGAGGCGGGCCGGCGTGCGCGCACGTACGCGCTCGCGCACTTCGCACTCGACCGATTTCTCCGCGACTGGGACGACGTCCTCGACGAGACCGCACGCCAACCGCTGTTGTCCAGGAGGTAG
- a CDS encoding glycosyltransferase → MKIAMVSDHASPLVAMGGVDTGGQNVHVAALSAALVGRGHQVEVFTRRDDTVLPDRVRADDGYDVVHVPAGPPRRIPKDELLPHMQEFACGLREHFAEAEFDVVHSHFWMSGLTARLASRACGIPLVHTFHALGIVKKRYQGAADTSPPQRVSLECKIGQSADAVAATCSDEVFELVRMGIPRARIAVVPCGVDTAEFRPDGPRARRTGRLRLTTVGRLVRRKGFDVAIRALTALPDAELVIAGGPAAGAVCEDDEGGRLLRLAEEIGVRERVAMPGQIPRSRMPELLRSSDVVVCSPWYEPFGIVPLEAMACGKPVVASAVGGLTDTVVDGVTGMHVPPRNSDALARALHRLLAQPVQREQFGHAGRDRAVQRYSWNRVAGETERVYENVLGQLMPRAAGGVGR, encoded by the coding sequence ATGAAGATCGCGATGGTCTCCGACCACGCCAGCCCTCTCGTCGCGATGGGCGGGGTGGACACCGGTGGACAGAACGTCCACGTCGCGGCCCTGTCGGCGGCGCTCGTCGGACGCGGTCACCAGGTGGAGGTGTTCACCCGACGCGACGACACCGTGCTGCCCGATCGGGTGCGCGCCGACGACGGCTACGACGTCGTGCACGTGCCCGCAGGGCCGCCGCGGCGGATCCCCAAGGACGAGTTACTGCCCCACATGCAGGAATTCGCGTGCGGCCTGCGCGAGCATTTCGCGGAGGCGGAGTTCGACGTGGTGCACTCGCACTTCTGGATGTCGGGTCTCACCGCACGTCTCGCGAGTCGCGCGTGCGGCATTCCACTCGTGCACACCTTCCACGCACTCGGCATCGTGAAGAAGCGGTATCAGGGGGCCGCCGACACCAGCCCGCCGCAACGCGTTTCGCTCGAGTGCAAGATCGGTCAGAGTGCCGACGCCGTCGCGGCGACGTGCTCGGACGAGGTGTTCGAACTGGTCCGGATGGGCATTCCGCGCGCCCGGATCGCCGTGGTTCCGTGCGGAGTCGACACGGCGGAGTTCCGCCCGGACGGCCCCCGTGCCCGCCGGACCGGGAGGCTGCGCCTCACCACGGTGGGACGACTGGTACGCCGCAAGGGGTTCGACGTCGCAATCCGAGCGTTGACCGCGCTTCCCGACGCCGAACTGGTGATCGCGGGCGGGCCCGCGGCCGGCGCGGTGTGCGAGGACGACGAAGGTGGCCGACTGCTCCGTCTCGCCGAGGAGATCGGGGTACGTGAGCGGGTCGCGATGCCCGGCCAGATCCCCCGCAGCCGCATGCCCGAACTCCTGCGGTCGAGCGACGTGGTCGTGTGCTCCCCGTGGTACGAGCCGTTCGGCATCGTGCCGCTCGAGGCGATGGCGTGTGGAAAACCCGTCGTCGCCAGCGCCGTGGGCGGACTCACCGACACCGTCGTCGACGGAGTGACGGGCATGCACGTTCCGCCGCGCAACTCCGATGCACTGGCACGCGCCCTGCACCGGCTGCTGGCCCAGCCGGTCCAACGGGAGCAGTTCGGTCACGCGGGCCGGGACCGTGCGGTGCAACGGTATTCGTGGAATCGCGTGGCCGGTGAGACCGAACGGGTCTACGAGAACGTGCTCGGGCAGCTGATGCCGCGGGCCGCGGGCGGGGTGGGCCGATGA
- a CDS encoding NAD-dependent epimerase/dehydratase family protein, with product MSTGRRRGPRRVVVTGGAGFLGLHLCTRLARRGDSVICVDDFSTSAPWARSTLSALDRVTVIDSSVTDPPVLPRRIDLLVHLACPASPRDYQNDAVGTLVTGGLGTLEMLDRAQASGARFVLASTSEVYGDPDVHPQPEAYRGNVDPVGPRSMYDEAKRFAEALASAFRRQHGTDTAIVRIFNSYGPGMRADDGRMVPAFVCAALDGRPLPVAGTGRQTRSLCYVDDTVSGIIALADSDHPGPINIGSAHEVSVLDVAATVNRIAHSDAGVRFVPAAPDDPRRRCPDVALARRTLGWHARVSLENGLRRTVEWFARPSRDRTYTAGGFRCG from the coding sequence ATGAGCACCGGCCGGCGGCGGGGGCCACGTCGGGTCGTGGTGACGGGCGGCGCCGGTTTTCTGGGCCTGCACCTGTGTACGCGCCTGGCCCGGCGCGGGGATTCGGTGATCTGCGTGGACGACTTCTCGACGTCGGCGCCGTGGGCCCGCTCCACGTTGAGTGCCCTCGACCGGGTCACGGTGATCGACAGTTCGGTGACCGATCCACCGGTCCTGCCGCGTCGGATCGATCTCCTCGTGCACCTCGCGTGCCCGGCGTCGCCGCGGGACTACCAGAACGACGCCGTCGGCACGCTGGTGACCGGCGGACTGGGCACCCTCGAGATGCTCGACCGTGCCCAGGCGTCCGGCGCGCGTTTCGTCCTCGCCTCGACGAGCGAGGTGTACGGCGACCCGGACGTGCATCCGCAACCGGAAGCCTATCGGGGCAACGTCGATCCGGTGGGCCCGCGCAGCATGTACGACGAGGCGAAACGATTCGCTGAGGCGCTCGCGTCCGCGTTCCGCCGCCAGCACGGGACCGACACCGCCATCGTGCGCATCTTCAACAGCTACGGGCCGGGAATGCGGGCCGACGACGGGCGGATGGTGCCGGCGTTCGTGTGCGCGGCCCTCGACGGTCGGCCGCTACCGGTGGCCGGGACCGGACGGCAGACCCGGTCGCTGTGCTACGTCGACGACACCGTCTCGGGGATCATCGCGCTGGCCGACAGCGATCATCCCGGACCGATCAACATCGGCTCTGCGCACGAGGTCTCGGTGCTGGACGTCGCCGCCACGGTCAACCGCATCGCGCATTCGGATGCGGGTGTCCGCTTCGTCCCGGCGGCACCCGACGATCCACGGCGCCGGTGCCCCGACGTGGCTCTGGCCCGTCGCACGCTCGGCTGGCACGCGCGAGTGTCCCTCGAGAACGGACTGCGGCGCACGGTCGAGTGGTTCGCCCGGCCCTCCCGGGACCGGACGTACACGGCAGGGGGTTTCCGGTGCGGGTGA